The following coding sequences are from one Ornithodoros turicata isolate Travis chromosome 1, ASM3712646v1, whole genome shotgun sequence window:
- the LOC135377724 gene encoding uncharacterized protein LOC135377724 produces the protein MDKEQEAAMAHLDYATGEMSRSATLTRDLLPPPAYKRPMSDKLKMSVVLASALVAISVVIGIVIVLSVHIRSQNCACQDGNKLEAVDLPALGSNTVPSKIPIPMKLQMDPLAGQMLRKNQRAQVSCVVEKKRASEVIAHEPKMIMTPFGNMTSEPRMVHLSGERMIFSCLTGPRDETSKNIRGISRNKRGIASEEKDCACDCNC, from the exons ATGGACAAGGAGCAAGAAGCTGCAATGGCTCACCTCGACTACGCTACTGGAGAGATGTCCAGAAGCGCAACTTTGACGCGCGATCTCCTGCCGCCACCG GCCTACAAGCGGCCCATGTCAGACAAGCTGAAAATGAGCGTGGTCCTCGCCAGCGCACTGGTCGCCATCAGCGTCGTTATCGGGATTGTAATTGTGCTCAGTGTTCACATCAGGAGCCAGAACTGTGCATGTCAA GATGGTAACAAACTAGAAGCTGTTGACCTACCTGCTCTGGGAAGCAACACCGTTCCATCCAAGATCCCAATTCCCATGAAACTGCAAATGGACCCTTTGGCTGGG CAAATGCTAAGGAAGAACCAACGGGCCCAAGTGAGTTGCGTAGTTGAGAAGAAACGTGCCAGCGAAGTTATTGCACACGAACCAAAAATG ATCATGACACCTTTCGGCAATATGACGTCTGAACCCCGCATGGTGCATCTTTCTGGTGAGAGGATGATCTTTTCTTGTCTAACAGGACCTCGAGATGAGACTTCGAAAAACATTC GAGGCATCAGTCGCAACAAGCGTGGTATCGCATCCGAAGAAAAAGACTGTGCATGCGACTGTAATTGTTGA